A genomic window from Amblyraja radiata isolate CabotCenter1 chromosome 18, sAmbRad1.1.pri, whole genome shotgun sequence includes:
- the LOC116983570 gene encoding hyaluronidase-like, translating to MAWTWCDRGRLPAPYPVYAALCLLSLTSVGQGLSRKPAIPPLVNGQPFQVYWNVPTSHCSTHRGVDLHLDDFGIITNRNEMFIGEKHTIFYSGRLGIYPTYHSGDPENGGLPQNMSLQDHLLQARVDIDNFLAQDYQGLAVIDWEDWRPLYARNWGAKRVYQTKSQELVRGRNPQWNQTHIEAEAKKEFDQAARIYMRSSLRLGQSMRPKAYWGFYLFPDCYNYHFRDEFPTYDGQCPDIEINRNNELTWMWTQSSALFPSVYLEEKLKSERGQRGKLFARYRIREAVRVALLTEEQYTPPIFLYCRSHFIDSNTLTPLNEIDLVRTLGESASMGVSGAILWGSTDFSRTTENCQAVKDQVHNVLGPYILNLTAGVRFCSRTLCSNHGRCYRRNADEDVFLHLNSQSSRIVKRNRRTNKFRIRGRPSPSDRRNYRAHFQCQCYRGWNGTRCTRHGKSIDSCRANTSPLTLVLVLLLSLLLI from the exons ATGGCCTGGACGTGGTGTGACCGAGGGCGGCTGCCCGCACCCTACCCCGTCTATGCCGCCCTCTGTTTGCTGTCGCTCACCTCCGTGGGCCAGGGCCTATCCCGCAAACCGGCCATCCCCCCGCTAGTGAATGGGCAACCCTTCCAGGTCTACTGGAACGTGCCCACGTCGCACTGCAGCACCCACAGAGGCGTCGACCTGCACTTGGACGACTTTGGTATTATAACCAATAGAAATGAGATGTTCATTGGAGAGAAACACACGATATTTTATTCTGGGCGGTTGGGAATTTATCCAACTTATCATAGTGGGGATCCCGAAAATGGGGGGCTCCCCCAGAACATGAGCCTGCAGGACCACTTGCTTCAGGCCAGGGTAGACATCGACAACTTTTTAGCCCAGGACTACCAGGGGTTGGCGGTGATAGACTGGGAGGATTGGCGCCCCCTGTACGCAAGGAACTGGGGCGCCAAGAGAGTCTACCAGACAAAATCACAGGAGCTTGTCCGGGGGAGGAACCCCCAATGGAACCAAACCCATATCGAAGCTGAAGCTAAGAAGGAGTTTGACCAGGCGGCTAGAATCTACATGAGGTCTTCCCTGAGGCTGGGCCAGTCGATGCGACCGAAGGCCTACTGGGGATTTTACCTCTTCCCGGATTGCTACAACTACCACTTCAGGGATGAGTTCCCCACGTACGACGGCCAATGCCCAGACATCGAGATCAATCGTAACAATGAGCTGACGTGGATGTGGACTCAGAGCTCTGCCCTCTTCCCGTCCGTCTACCTGGAGGAGAAGCTCAAGTCGGAGCGCGGTCAACGCGGCAAACTCTTCGCCAGATACCGGATACGGGAAGCCGTGCGTGTGGCTTTGCTGACCGAAGAGCAATATACTCCGCCCATCTTCCTCTACTGCCGCTCCCACTTCATCGACAGCAACACCCTCACGCCCCTCAATGAG ATTGATCTGGTCCGCACTCTGGGCGAGAGCGCATCGATGGGGGTGAGCGGAGCCATTCTGTGGGGGTCCACCGACTTCTCCAGAACCACG GAAAACTGCCAGGCCGTGAAGGACCAGGTGCATAATGTGTTGGGGCCGTACATCCTGAACCTGACCGCGGGTGTGCGGTTCTGCAGCCGGACGCTGTGCTCCAACCACGGCCGCTGCTACCGCCGCAACGCCGACGAGGATGTTTTCCTGCACTTGAACAGCCAGTCGTCCCGCATCGTGAAGCGCAACCGGCGCACCAACAAGTTTCGCATCAGGGGCCGGCCCAGTCCGTCGGACAGGAGGAATTACAGAGCCCACTTCCAGTGTCAGTGTTACCGGGGCTGGAACGGCACCCGATGCACCCGCCACGGAAAGTCCATCGACTCCTGCCGTGCCAACACCTCCCCGCTCACACTTGTCCTCGTCTTGCTCCTGAGCCTTCTTCTCATATGA
- the LOC116983571 gene encoding LOW QUALITY PROTEIN: hyaluronidase-2-like (The sequence of the model RefSeq protein was modified relative to this genomic sequence to represent the inferred CDS: substituted 1 base at 1 genomic stop codon) — protein sequence MAWTWAYPANRLVKGQSFQVYWNVPTSRCSSHRGVDLHLDDFGIVTNRNEMFIGKKITIFYSARLGIYPTFHSGDPENGGLPQNMSLKDHLRQARVDIDNFLAKDYQGLAVIDWEDXRPLYARNWGSKKVYQTKSQELVRGRNPQWNQTHIEAEAKKEFDQAARIYMRSSLRLGQSMRPKAYWGFALFPDCYNYHYRDEFPTYDGQCPDIEINRNNELTWMWTRSSALFPSVYLEEKIKSERGKSYARYRIREAVRVTLKHRNI from the exons ATGGCCTGGACGTG GGCCTATCCCGCAAACCGGCTGGTGAAAGGGCAGTCCTTCCAGGTTTACTGGAACGTGCCCACGTCGCGCTGCAGCTCCCACAGAGGCGTCGACCTGCACTTGGACGACTTTGGTATTGTAACCAATAGAAATGAGATGTTTATTGGAAAGAAAATCACGATATTTTATTCTGCGCGGTTGGGAATTTATCCAACTTTTCATAGTGGGGATCCCGAAAATGGGGGGCTCCCCCAGAACATGAGCCTGAAGGACCACCTGCGTCAGGCCAGGGTAGACATCGACAACTTTTTAGCCAAGGACTACCAGGGGTTGGCGGTGATAGACTGGGAGGATTAGCGCCCCCTGTACGCAAGGAACTGGGGCTCCAAGAAAGTCTACCAGACAAAATCACAGGAGCTTGTCCGGGGGAGGAACCCCCAATGGAACCAAACCCATATCGAAGCTGAAGCTAAGAAGGAGTTTGACCAGGCCGCTAGAATCTACATGAGGTCTTCCCTGAGGCTGGGCCAGTCGATGCGACCGAAGGCCTACTGGGGATTCGCACTCTTCCCGGATTGCTACAACTACCACTACAGGGATGAGTTCCCCACGTACGACGGCCAATGCCCAGACATCGAGATCAATCGTAACAATGAGCTGACGTGGATGTGGACTCGGAGCTCTGCCCTCTTCCCGTCCGTCTACCTGGAGGAGAAGATCAAGTCGGAGCGCGGCAAATCCTATGCCAGATACCGGATACGGGAGGCCGTGCGCGtgactttgaaacatagaaacatataa
- the LOC116983572 gene encoding hyaluronidase-2-like produces the protein MAWTWCDRGRLPAPYPVYAALCLLSLTSVGQCLFRKPAIPPLVKGQPFQVYWNVPTSRCSTHRGVDLHLDDFGIVTNRNEMFIGEKITIFYSGRLGIYPTYHSGDPENGGLPQNMSLEDHLLQARVDIDNFLAQDYQGLAVIDWEDWRPLYARNWGSKRVYQTKSQELVRGRNPDWNQTHIEAEAKKEFDKAARIYMRSSLRLGQSMRPKAYWGFYLFPDCYNYHYRDEFPTYDGQCPDIEIKRNNELTWMWTQSSALFPSVYLEEKIKSERGQRGKLYARYRIREAVRVALLTKEQYTPPIFLYCRSHFIDSKTLKPLNEVSRGRAPGHHSLATP, from the coding sequence ATGGCCTGGACGTGGTGTGACCGAGGGCGGCTGCCCGCACCCTACCCCGTCTATGCCGCCCTCTGTTTGTTGTCGCTCACCTCCGTGGGCCAGTGCCTATTCCGCAAACCGGCCATCCCCCCGCTAGTGAAAGGGCAGCCCTTCCAGGTCTACTGGAACGTGCCCACGTCGCGCTGCAGCACCCACAGAGGCGTCGACCTGCACTTGGACGACTTTGGTATTGTAACCAATAGAAATGAGATGTTTATTGGAGAGAAAATCACGATATTTTATTCTGGGCGGTTGGGAATTTATCCAACTTATCATAGTGGGGATCCCGAAAATGGGGGGCTCCCCCAGAACATGAGCCTGGAGGACCACTTGCTTCAGGCCAGGGTAGACATCGACAACTTTTTAGCCCAGGACTACCAGGGGTTGGCGGTGATAGACTGGGAGGATTGGCGCCCCCTGTACGCAAGGAACTGGGGCTCCAAGAGAGTCTACCAGACAAAATCACAGGAGCTTGTCCGGGGGAGGAACCCTGATTGGAACCAAACCCATATCGAAGCTGAAGCTAAGAAGGAGTTTGACAAGGCGGCTAGAATCTATATGAGGTCTTCCCTGAGGCTGGGCCAGTCGATGCGACCGAAGGCCTACTGGGGATTTTACCTCTTCCCGGATTGCTACAACTACCACTACAGGGATGAGTTCCCCACGTACGACGGCCAATGCCCAGACATCGAGATCAAGCGTAACAATGAGCTGACGTGGATGTGGACTCAGAGCTCTGCCCTCTTCCCGTCCGTCTACCTGGAGGAGAAGATCAAGTCGGAGCGCGGTCAGCGCGGCAAACTCTACGCCAGATACCGGATACGGGAAGCCGTGCGTGTGGCTTTGCTGACCAAAGAGCAATATACTCCGCCCATCTTCCTCTACTGCCGCTCCCACTTCATCGACAGCAAAACCCTCAAGCCCCTCAATGAGGTGAGTAGAGGCCGTGCACCTGGTCATCATTCCCTTGCAACTCCATAG
- the LOC116983241 gene encoding hyaluronidase-4-like, translating into MGMSGAILWGSIDFSRTTENCQAVKDQVHNVLGPYILNLTASVRFCSRTLCSNHGRCYRRNADEDVFLHLNSKSFRIVKRKRRTDKVHIKGRPSLSDKRNYKAHFQCQCYRGWNGTRCTRYKKPIDSCGAKTSPLTLVLVLLLSLLLI; encoded by the exons ATGGGGATGAGCGGAGCCATTCTGTGGGGGTCCATCGACTTCTCCAGAACCACG GAAAACTGCCAGGCCGTGAAGGACCAGGTGCATAATGTGTTGGGGCCGTACATCCTGAACCTGACCGCGAGTGTGCGGTTCTGCAGCCGGACGCTGTGCTCCAACCACGGCCGCTGCTACCGCCGCAACGCCGACGAGGATGTTTTCCTGCACTTGAACAGCAAGTCGTTCCGCATCGTGAAGCGCAAACGGCGCACCGACAAGGTTCACATCAAGGGCCGGCCCAGTCTGTCGGACAAGAGGAATTACAAAGCCCACTTCCAGTGTCAGTGTTACCGGGGCTGGAACGGCACCCGATGCACCCGCTACAAAAAGCCCATCGACTCCTGCGGAGCCAAGACCTCCCCGCTCACACTTGTCCTCGTCCTGCTCCTGAGCCTTCTCCTCATATGA
- the LOC116983573 gene encoding hyaluronidase-4-like, which yields MAWTWCDPGRLPASYPVYATLCLLSLTSVGQGTFRKPVMPPLVEGQPFQVYWNVPTARCSSHKGVNLHLDDFGIVSNRNERFVGEKITIFYSERLGIYPSYYDEDPDKGGLPQNMSLKDHLRQARVDIHNFLSKDYAGMAVIEWVEWRALYARNTGSRDVYQAKSQELVRGRNPRWNQSQVEAEAKNEFDQAARIYMSSSLRLGQSMRPKAYWGFALFPDCYNGNYGDEFTTYDGHCPDIEIKRNTELTWMWTQSSALFPSVYLEEALHSERGKLYARYRIKEAIRVALLTKEEFAPPVYIYCRSHYIKSRTLTPLKEIDLVRTLGESAAMGVSGAILWGSIDFSRTKASCQAVQKQMQNVLGPYILNLTAAVRTCSLTLCANHGRCFRRNAEQDVFLHLNSKSFRILKRSKAGGGKVYIKGRASLLDKRDFKSYFQCQCYRGWNGVRCSRYRKPSASCRAETSPLTLVLVLLLSLLLI from the exons ATGGCCTGGACGTGGTGTGACCCAGGGCGGCTGCCCGCATCCTACCCCGTCTATGCCACCCTCTGTTTGCTGTCGCTCACCTCCGTGGGCCAGGGCACTTTCCGCAAACCGGTCATGCCCCCGCTGGTGGAAGGGCAGCCCTTCCAGGTCTACTGGAACGTGCCCACGGCGCGCTGCAGCTCCCACAAAGGCGTCAACCTGCACTTGGACGACTTTGGTATTGTAAGCAACAGAAATGAGAGGTTTGTTGGAGAGAAAATCACGATATTTTATTCTGAGCGTTTGGGGATTTATCCTTCTTATTACGATGAGGATCCCGATAAAGGGGGGCTCCCCCAGAACATGAGCCTGAAGGATCACCTGCGTCAGGCCAGGGTAGACATCCACAACTTCCTATCCAAGGACTACGCGGGGATGGCGGTGATAGAGTGGGTGGAGTGGCGCGCCCTGTACGCAAGGAACACGGGCTCCAGGGATGTCTACCAGGCAAAATCACAGGAGCTTGTCCGGGGGAGGAACCCCCGATGGAACCAAAGCCAGGTCGAAGCTGAAGCTAAGAATGAGTTTGACCAGGCGGCTAGAATCTACATGAGCTCTTCCCTGAGGCTGGGCCAGTCGATGCGACCGAAGGCCTACTGGGGATTCGCACTCTTCCCGGATTGCTACAACGGCAACTACGGGGATGAGTTCACCACGTACGACGGCCACTGCCCAGATATCGAGATCAAGCGCAACACTGAGCTGACGTGGATGTGGACTCAGAGCTCTGCCCTCTTCCCGTCCGTCTACTTGGAGGAGGCACTCCATTCAGAGCGCGGCAAACTCTATGCCAGATACCGGATAAAGGAGGCCATACGTGTGGCTTTGCTGACCAAAGAGGAATTCGCTCCGCCCGTTTACATCTACTGCCGCTCCCACTACATAAAAAGCAGAACCCTCACGCCCCTCAAGGAG ATTGATCTGGTCCGCACTCTGGGCGAGAGCGCAGCGATGGGGGTGAGCGGAGCCATTCTGTGGGGGTCCATCGACTTCTCCAGAACCAAG GCAAGCTGCCAGGCCGTGCAGAAACAAATGCAGAATGTGTTGGGGCCGTACATCCTGAACCTGACGGCGGCCGTGCGGACCTGCAGCTTGACACTGTGCGCCAACCACGGCCGCTGCTTTCGCCGCAACGCCGAGCAGGATGTGTTCCTGCATTTGAACAGCAAGTCGTTCCGCATCCTGAAGCGCAGCAAGGCGGGCGGCGGCAAGGTTTACATCAAGGGCCGGGCCAGTCTGTTGGACAAGAGGGATTTCAAATCCTACTTCCAGTGTCAGTGTtaccggggctggaacggcgtccGATGCAGCCGCTATAGAAAGCCCTCCGCGTCCTGCCGAGCCGAGACCTCCCCGCTCACACTTGTCCTCGTCCTGCTCCTGAGCCTTCTCCTCATATGA